From the genome of Thermogutta terrifontis, one region includes:
- a CDS encoding B12-binding domain-containing radical SAM protein: MSLRVVLVQLPIPPLGPEPVTGNVPLAAGYLKYYAQYVHRVPADIEILPPPLADRAGDAALLRAIIERQPEIVGFSCYVWNAERSLWLAQRIKELRPQTRIVVGGPEATSDNAWFLNHPAVDWAVLGEGEETFAELLATLADFPRLLSHPAEAPDIPGTWNRHRSRFGPPRPQLRSLDAVGRVYLDGMIDPRWHNTLLLESIRGCIFHCSFCFYPKSFDRLTYMSREVILENLRLAERCGVAEVFLLDPTLNQRRDFEDFLHTLREGNPRGRFTYSGELRAEGIRPELAQLMRSAGFVEVELGLQSVGRTAQDLMHRRVNLPAFERGVQALMDAGIHVRVDLIIGLPGDTAETVRKGIAYLTSSGLYHEPQVFRLSVLPGTEFRRRSTELGLEFQPRPPYHVLSTPTLKAEEIQQLMAEAEQAFNTDFDPLPIANDELSSERVNQGGSVWRIDLDEPSPAPSSDTVDIAHTLWITAREFADRSAAIVPWVRRVLGDNPHTSLWVVLDVTGADSLPATEDIFRIMDALHEQPPTYWDWHLALHPKPGRLGAKRIVIYSARRLKGRLARWRRSIEQVADIVENTQVPQKTV, from the coding sequence ATGTCGCTTAGAGTTGTACTGGTTCAGCTTCCGATTCCGCCTCTCGGTCCCGAACCGGTGACGGGAAACGTGCCGCTTGCCGCCGGGTACCTCAAGTATTATGCACAGTACGTGCATCGAGTCCCGGCGGACATCGAGATTCTCCCTCCACCGCTTGCCGATCGGGCTGGCGATGCCGCGCTCCTTCGGGCCATTATCGAGCGACAGCCAGAGATCGTCGGCTTTTCCTGTTACGTCTGGAATGCGGAGCGGTCTCTCTGGCTTGCCCAGCGGATCAAGGAGCTTCGACCGCAAACCCGCATTGTGGTTGGCGGCCCGGAGGCAACATCCGATAACGCGTGGTTCCTCAATCATCCGGCGGTGGACTGGGCCGTTCTGGGCGAAGGTGAGGAGACCTTCGCGGAACTCCTCGCCACTCTCGCTGATTTTCCGCGATTGCTCTCCCACCCCGCCGAAGCACCGGACATCCCGGGAACCTGGAACCGTCATCGTTCCCGCTTTGGACCACCCCGCCCCCAGTTGCGCTCCCTGGATGCCGTCGGCCGCGTCTATTTGGACGGGATGATCGACCCCCGCTGGCACAACACGCTCTTACTGGAATCCATTCGGGGATGCATCTTTCACTGTAGCTTTTGTTTTTATCCCAAAAGTTTTGACCGCCTGACATACATGTCTCGCGAGGTCATTCTGGAAAACCTCCGTCTGGCGGAAAGGTGCGGCGTGGCGGAAGTGTTTCTTCTCGATCCCACACTCAATCAGCGGCGAGATTTTGAGGATTTCCTCCACACACTTCGGGAAGGCAATCCGCGCGGCAGATTCACATACTCCGGAGAACTGCGAGCTGAAGGGATTCGTCCCGAACTGGCCCAGCTTATGAGATCGGCCGGCTTTGTCGAAGTTGAGCTCGGCCTGCAATCCGTGGGACGCACCGCCCAGGATTTGATGCACCGGCGAGTCAACCTACCGGCGTTTGAACGGGGTGTTCAGGCACTCATGGATGCAGGCATTCACGTCCGCGTGGATTTGATCATCGGCCTGCCGGGAGACACGGCCGAAACGGTGAGAAAGGGAATTGCATACCTCACTTCCTCGGGACTCTACCACGAGCCGCAAGTCTTTCGGCTTTCTGTCCTGCCAGGCACGGAGTTTCGCCGCCGAAGCACGGAGCTGGGACTCGAATTCCAGCCGCGTCCGCCCTATCACGTTTTGAGCACGCCGACCCTAAAGGCAGAGGAAATTCAGCAGTTGATGGCCGAGGCCGAACAGGCTTTCAATACGGATTTCGATCCGCTTCCCATCGCCAACGACGAGCTTTCCTCGGAGCGTGTGAACCAGGGCGGAAGTGTGTGGAGAATCGATCTCGATGAGCCTTCTCCTGCACCCTCGTCGGATACAGTTGACATTGCTCACACCTTATGGATCACGGCCCGGGAATTTGCAGACCGGTCGGCCGCGATCGTCCCCTGGGTGCGGCGCGTCCTGGGGGACAATCCCCACACCAGCCTTTGGGTGGTGCTGGACGTGACCGGGGCTGATTCCCTGCCCGCCACGGAGGATATTTTCCGCATCATGGACGCCCTCCACGAACAACCGCCGACCTACTGGGATTGGCATTTGGCCCTGCATCCGAAGCCGGGACGGCTGGGGGCCAAACGGATCGTCATTTACTCGGCAAGACGTTTGAAAGGCCGACTGGCCCGGTGGCGGCGGAGCATCGAGCAGGTGGCGGACATCGTGGAAAACACGCAGGTGCCTCAGAAAACTGTTTGA
- a CDS encoding NUDIX domain-containing protein, translating into MNDSQRASERNEQQVAVAVIHFKDLVLVGRRPPGRPWAGYLEFPGGRLQPGESWQEAAQREALEETGLSVTIEAHLLTVHADYDYGRLEIRFFSAVPAAESLPTPRAPFFWLDIARLLPEDFPPANAAVIAQLRQRLLSQR; encoded by the coding sequence ATGAACGACTCCCAGCGGGCGTCGGAGCGGAACGAACAGCAGGTGGCGGTTGCCGTGATCCACTTTAAAGACCTCGTCCTCGTGGGGCGGAGGCCCCCGGGGCGCCCCTGGGCAGGTTACCTGGAATTTCCCGGTGGTCGGCTGCAACCGGGCGAAAGTTGGCAAGAGGCCGCCCAGCGCGAAGCCCTTGAAGAGACAGGATTAAGCGTGACCATCGAAGCCCATCTTTTGACAGTCCACGCGGATTACGATTATGGCCGCCTGGAAATTCGTTTCTTTTCCGCCGTACCTGCCGCGGAAAGCCTACCGACACCTCGCGCCCCGTTTTTCTGGCTGGACATCGCCCGGCTCCTCCCGGAGGATTTTCCACCCGCCAACGCCGCGGTCATCGCGCAGCTCCGGCAGCGGCTGCTGAGTCAAAGATGA
- a CDS encoding WD40 repeat domain-containing protein has product MRCAFPVMTAVVWAVFQGFLGAQTPTVLSSFHIVDMKKRGETRAPVITALDIDAAHNLLATAGDDHQIRLFGSGGDQLLATWPSEGWVYDLRFDPTGRYLAGVNEWGVLTVWEWQSARQLYRLQVSGAALRAVSFSPDGRVIAVAGFDPTLVILESLTGRIVRQLSTGVRDQRDAAFSPDGRFVAVTGGSGRLQLWEVSTGRLVVNQTVSPRRQRALAFAPTGLVLAVGGEDGRVRVFAVSGTSLQLVTTLELGEGQITTLTFCNGGEEIAAGTSRNEIRVFELASGREIGRLRGHTGTVARLVWTAEQGVLASGSFDTTIRFWQLPAATVVGERSATTVPGAVRQ; this is encoded by the coding sequence ATGCGGTGTGCATTTCCTGTGATGACGGCAGTCGTGTGGGCGGTTTTCCAGGGGTTCCTGGGGGCCCAGACGCCCACCGTTTTAAGTTCCTTTCATATCGTGGACATGAAAAAACGGGGGGAAACGCGGGCCCCGGTGATCACCGCTTTGGACATCGACGCCGCCCACAACCTCCTTGCCACTGCCGGCGACGATCATCAGATTCGGCTTTTCGGGTCAGGTGGGGATCAACTTCTGGCCACCTGGCCGAGTGAAGGCTGGGTGTACGATCTGCGTTTTGATCCGACGGGCCGATATCTGGCAGGCGTGAATGAATGGGGTGTTCTCACGGTTTGGGAATGGCAATCCGCACGACAACTGTATCGGCTCCAGGTGTCCGGTGCGGCTTTGAGGGCCGTCTCGTTCAGTCCGGACGGACGAGTCATCGCTGTCGCGGGTTTTGATCCCACACTGGTGATCCTCGAATCGCTCACCGGGCGGATAGTGCGGCAGCTTTCCACAGGGGTGCGAGACCAGCGGGATGCGGCCTTCTCGCCCGACGGCCGATTCGTGGCGGTCACGGGGGGAAGTGGTCGCCTCCAGCTCTGGGAGGTTTCAACCGGCCGACTCGTGGTGAACCAAACGGTGTCGCCCCGGCGGCAGCGTGCCCTCGCCTTTGCACCCACAGGGCTGGTCCTGGCCGTCGGCGGTGAGGACGGACGGGTGCGAGTCTTCGCCGTGTCGGGCACTTCGCTGCAACTGGTCACCACTCTGGAACTGGGCGAAGGACAGATCACCACGCTCACGTTCTGTAACGGCGGAGAAGAAATCGCCGCAGGGACTTCCCGCAACGAAATCCGTGTTTTCGAACTTGCCAGCGGCCGAGAAATTGGACGGCTTCGCGGTCACACGGGCACCGTCGCCCGGCTCGTGTGGACCGCAGAACAGGGCGTCCTCGCCTCGGGAAGTTTCGACACAACAATCCGATTCTGGCAACTCCCGGCCGCCACGGTGGTCGGAGAACGCTCCGCGACAACCGTACCCGGGGCTGTCCGCCAGTAA